In Erigeron canadensis isolate Cc75 chromosome 6, C_canadensis_v1, whole genome shotgun sequence, the following are encoded in one genomic region:
- the LOC122606288 gene encoding protein argonaute 1-like yields MVRKRRTDGASGGESSEPQEAGTGQASGAAQRPPAQQQPQQQMGGGYQGRGQGGYQGRGQQGGGYQGRGQQGGGYQGRGQQGGGYQGGQGGYQGGGQPQGGRGYVQRGGYGGGGGRGPQRGGGPQQYYGGPHDQPQQGQQPRPPRETAPPQHRGGSSYAGGPSRPSVPELYQATQAPQQPVATLQPVVQAESSSSTEQMVDESMDQFKQLSLQQEEPIQGAPASSKSLRFPLRPGKGSTGTRCMVKANHFFAELPDKDLHQYDVTINPEVTSRGVNRAVMAQLVTLYRDSHLGKRLPAYDGRKSLYTAGPLPFVSKEFKITLLDEDDGAGGTRRERDFKVVIKLASRADLHHLEMFLAGRQADAPQEALQVLDIVLRELPTNRYSPVGRSFYSPHLGRRQPLGEGLESWRGFYQSIRPTQMGLSLNIDMSSTAFIEPLPVIEFVAQLLNREVSARPLSDADRVKIKKALRGVKVEVTHRGNMRRKYRISGLTSQATRELNFPVDDRGTMKSVVEYFRETYGFSIKHVQWPCLQVGNTQRPNYLPMEVCKIVEGQRYSKRLNERQITALLKVTCQRPQEREGDILKTVRHNAYGQDPYAKEFGIKISTNLASVEARILPPPRLKYHDTGRERDCLPQVGQWNMMNKKMVNGGTVANWICINFAQNVQDNIARAFCSELAQMCNTSGMSYNPEPVLPAFSGRSNQVERVLKARFHEAMTKLQTTNKKELDLLIVILPDNNGTLYGDLKRICETDLGIVSQCCLTKHVFRMSKQYLANVALKINVKVGGRNTVLVDALSRRIPNVSDVPTIIFGADVTHPHPGEDTSPSIAAVVASQDWPEITKYAGLVCAQTHRQELIQDLYKEWEDPNRGKVSGGMIKELLVSFRRATGRKPERIIFYRDGVSEGQFYQVLLYELDAIRKACASLEPNYQPPVTFVVVQKRHHTRLFANNHNDRNSVDRSGNILPGTVVDSKICHPTEFDFYLCSHAGIQGTSRPAHYHVLWDENKFSADDLQSLTNNLCYTYARCTRSVSIVPPAYYAHLAAFRARFYMEPDTSDSGSMISGAAGRGMGAGGRNTRVPGTNAAVRPLPPLRENVKRVMFYC; encoded by the exons ATGGTAAGAAAGAGGAGAACAGATGGTGCCAGCGGAGGTGAAAGCTCTGAGCCCCAGGAGGCTGGTACTGGACAAGCTAGTGGTGCTGCTCAAAGGCCACCCGCACAACAGCAACCACAGCAACAAATGGGTGGTGGTTATCAGGGACGGGGACAAGGTGGCTATCAAGGAAGAGGGCAGCAGGGTGGTGGCTATCAAGGAAGAGGGCAGCAGGGTGGTGGCTATCAAGGAAGAGGGCAGCAGGGTGGTGGTTATCAAGGAGGACAAGGGGGTTATCAAGGTGGAGGACAGCCTCAAGGAGGAAGAGGTTATGTTCAGAGGGGTggttatggtggtggtggtggtagagGGCCACAACGTGGTGGTGGTCCCCAGCAGTATTATGGCGGACCTCATGACCAACCACAACAAGGTCAACAACCAAGGCCTCCAAGAGAAACTGCTCCACCTCAACATCGTGGTGGATCTTCGTATGCTGGTGGACCTTCTAGGCCATCAGTTCCCGAGCTGTACCAAGCAACGCAAGCTCCTCAGCAGCCTGTGGCAACATTGCAGCCTGTTGTTCAAGCAGAGTCTTCGTCTTCAACAGAACAGATGGTAGACGAGTCAATGGATCAGTTTAAGCAGCTCTCGCTGCAGCAAGAAGAGCCTATTCAGGGCGCACCTGCATCCAGCAAATCATTGAGGTTTCCTTTGCGTCCAGGAAAGGGTAGTACTGGAACCAGGTGCATGGTGAAGGCTAACCACTTCTTTGCTGAACTGCCTGATAAGGATTTACACCAGTATGAC GTGACAATCAATCCAGAGGTGACATCACGCGGTGTTAATCGTGCTGTAATGGCACAGTTGGTGACATTGTACAGGGACTCTCATCTTGGGAAGAGGCTTCCTGCATATGATGGAAGAAAGAGTTTGTATACTGCTGGTCCTCTTCCCTTTGTTTCCAAAGAGTTCAAAATCACTCTTCTAGACGAAGATGATGGCGCAGGCGGCACCAG GAGAGAAAGAGACTTTAAAGTTGTGATCAAACTAGCTTCTCGTGCTGATCTGCATCACTTGGAAATGTTTTTAGCAGGGAGACAAGCAGATGCTCCACAAGAAGCGCTTCAGGTTCTGGATATTGTTTTAAGGGAGTTGCCCACTAATCG GTATTCTCCAGTGGGACGGTCATTCTATTCTCCTCATTTAGGTCGTAGGCAACCACTCGGTGAAGGGTTGGAAAGCTGGCGTGGGTTTTATCAGAGCATACGACCTACACAGATGGGGCTGTCCCTAAATATCG ATATGTCTTCCACTGCGTTCATTGAGCCATTGCCCGTGATTGAGTTCGTCGCGCAGCTTCTAAATAGGGAAGTTTCGGCAAGACCACTATCTGATGCTGACCGTGTGAAG ATCAAAAAGGCACTGAGAGGGGTCAAGGTTGAAGTTACTCACCGGGGAAATATGCGTAGGAAGTATCGGATATCTGGTTTGACATCTCAGGCTACGCGGGAATTAAA CTTTCCAGTTGATGACAGAGGTACAATGAAATCGGTAGTTGAATACTTCCGGGAGACTTATGGCTTTTCAATCAAACATGTACAATGGCCGTGCTTGCAAGTCGGGAATACTCAGAGACCCAATTATTTGCCTATGGAG GTCTGCAAGATCGTGGAGGGCCAGAGGTATTCGAAGAGGCTAAATGAGCGACAAATTACTGCCCTTCTTAAGGTCACATGTCAACGCCCTCAGGAAAGAGAGGGTGATATTCTCAAG ACTGTCAGGCACAATGCTTACGGACAGGATCCTTATGCAAAGGAGTTTGGGATAAAAATTAGCACAAACCTAGCCTCTGTCGAAGCACGAATATTGCCTCCTCCCCGG CTTAAGTATCACGATACGGGTCGTGAAAGGGACTGTCTGCCTCAAGTTGGTCAATGGAATATGATGAACAAG AAAATGGTTAATGGTGGAACAGTTGCCAACTGGATCTGCATAAACTTTGCGCAGAACGTGCAAGATAATATTGCGCGTGCTTTTTGTTCAGAGCTGGCACAAATGTGTAATACTTCTGGCATG TCATATAATCCTGAGCCTGTGCTTCCTGCCTTTAGTGGTCGTTCTAATCAGGTCGAGAGAGTTTTGAAAGCCCGATTTCATGAAGCCATGACTAAACTTCAGACCACCAACAAGAAGGAACTTGATTTGCTCATCGTCATTCTGCCAGACAACAATGGCACACTTTATG GTGACTTGAAGAGGATCTGCGAGACTGATCTTGGCATCGTTTCTCAGTGCTGTCTAACAAAGCATGTCTTTAGGATGAGTAAGCAGTACCTTGCCAACGTggcattaaaaataaatgtcaaGGTTGGTGGAAGGAATACTGTTCTAGTTGATGCATTGTCGAGGAGAATTCCTAATGTCAGTGATGTTCCCACAATCATTTTTGGTGCTGATGTCACTCATCCACACCCTGGAGAAGATACAAGCCCTTCGATTGCAGCT GTTGTAGCTTCTCAAGATTGGCCCGAGATTACCAAGTATGCGGGGTTGGTTTGTGCACAAACTCACCGCCAAGAACTCATTCAAGATCTATATAAGGAATGGGAAGATCCGAATAGAGGCAAAGTGTCGGGTGGCATGATAAA GGAACTCCTTGTATCTTTCCGTCGAGCAACTGGGCGAAAACCAGAGCGTATTATCTTCTACAG GGATGGTGTGAGTGAAGGACAGTTTTACCAAGTCCTACTGTATGAACTTGATGCAATTCGTAAG GCTTGTGCTTCATTGGAACCTAATTATCAGCCTCCAGTCACATTTGTTGTGGTTCAAAAACGGCATCACACTAGATTGTTTGCTAACAACCACAATGATCGTAATTCTGTGGACAGGAGTGGAAATATACTGCCAG GCACAGTAGTTGATTCCAAGATTTGCCATCCTACAgagtttgatttttatttatgtagCCATGCTGGCATTCAG GGTACAAGTCGTCCTGCCCATTACCATGTTTTATGGGATGAGAACAAGTTTTCAGCTGATGACCTGCAATCACTCACAAATAATCTCTGCTACAC TTATGCAAGGTGTACACGCTCTGTGTCTATTG